GAATGCTTCCCACATTTCCTCTCTGGATTCGACGCTTCCACAGTGATATTTTCTTCTTGAAGGCTTCTACCTTCTTTGTACAATCAATGTTATTAGCAAACATGCCTTGCATGGACAAGTTGAGATCATTCAGATGACCGAAAAATGTCTGCCAGGTAGGAGAGGGAGAGAATGAAAATTTCGTCCTCAAAATTTTCAGCAAAATCACTCTGATACTCTCGGAGAAATATTGCAATCTCATCAGCGAGCTCTGCAATACGTGCCAGCATTTTTCCGCGGGAGAGCCATCGCACTTCAGTGTGGAAGAGAAGCACCTGATGTTCACTTCCCATCTCCTCACAAAATAACTTGAACACTCTGTGGTTTAAAGCACGTCCCCCGGATGTAATTGACAACTTTAACACAGACGGACAGAACTTCTTTGAAATGAGATGGCAATGTCTTTACCGCCATAAGCATGGCGATGGAGTACACAGTGCTTCGTAATGATATCTTGGTACCCTCTCTCCTTCACTAGAGCAGCAAAGCCAGACTTATTCCCCAGCATGGCTGGGGCAACCATCTGTGCAGAACTGATCCCTACCTTCTCCCACTTGATCTGATGCTTCTGAAAGAATTCGTCCAAGAGTCGGAATACATCTGCTGCTTTAGTCGTTGTCTGCAAAGCCAAACAGAAGAGGAATTCATCTTTAATCTTCACCATTTTTTGATGTAACGGGGTATACACAATCAGTTGACTTAGGTTGgaaacatcagttgattcatccaaCTGCAGACTAATGCGGGTAGGACTTGCTTGAATCTCCTCTACAATTTGGTCCAAAATGTCACAACTCATATCTTCAACTCTTCCTCCAATGACATTATTGGACAAAGGCACATCCTTCATCTTCTTGGCTGCTTCTGTTCCCAAAATTAACTCAACCATCCGAATGGTGCATGGCTTAATCAAAATTTTCTGGAGCCGAATGCGAAGCCTATGGCCCTAATGCACTGGTATGCCACTTCATATGAAGCTTGTAGAAGGGGTTTTTGCACTGGCTTGAATCCAAGTTTGGGGTAGTGTACCTTTCTTTTCATATCTAGCCCTCTTTCGCCTGCAAGGCCTCGAGAGACTGTTCATGTTCTATGGTTGGATGCTTCAACTGGTGGTCCTCGGAGTCTAGCAGGCCTCAAATTGGAGTTGCAAATGATAAAATGGCAAGTCATACACTGTGCCCGGTCTGGTCCTCCCTTATCGTCCAGGAATGCAGTGAAACCATATTTGACATATTCATCACTCCATTTGCGTGTCTTCGGCATGGCAGATTCACATAAACCTGCAAATGAATGAAGAGAAGGATTCTAGCAAAAAAGTAACAATGAAACTTTTATAAATGacattaagaaataaagaaacagactcAGATTATCATCAAAACATAATGCTATTAACAGTTAGCCTCTCCACTACTACTGCCCTCCCAACggtaatctaattaaaaaaaaaaatcgagcataGCTTCCCCATCCtttctataattatattgatttCACTATGGGTGGCGGGTTTGGGAGGGGTATAGTATTAGATGGGGTTGCGGGAGGAGAAATAAGAAGATATGGGAGAAAGGAAAGCAgagtacaaaatatatatttgacaagAAGAAAGCAGcaagtttctataaaaaaaaaatgttggaaataGGGTTTAGGGTTTGCCATATGTCCTGATTTTCTCAGACATGTCCTGGATTTAGGTGTCAAAATCATGGTCCGAGGGGAATGTTAAAATTTCTTCATATGTCCATAATTTCttctttaatgatgaaaatatatgtatgtataatatatatatatatatatatatatatatatatatatatatatatatatatatatatatatatatatatatataataataataaaaattacaacaacaaagacaacaataacaacagcaacaacaaataaaaatgatgtaaatgaataaattaatacattatcatatatatatatatatatatatatatatatatatatatatatatatatatatatacagtgtatgtgtatacactatatatatatatatatatatatatatatatatatatatatatatatatatatatatatatatatacatatatatatgtgtgtgtgtgtgtttacacaggatgcatacatacatacacacatatatatatatatatatatatatatatatatatatatatatatatatatatatatatatatatatatataattatttacacacacacagtatttatgATGCAGCCACAGACCTAATGAATCAGCCTTGAGGTCagttcatttttctctctttcGAATTATttttgcgcgcgcgcacacacacacacatgcacacacatatagtgGTAGCTCTTACAAACTGCATTTTTTTACGACtctggaaggtgggggggggggagggtgttcaAGAGGGAACCGTCGGTATTTTGACTGTTCAGATATGGCAACCCTAAAAGAGACTGCTTATTGGCCTAAACTAGTGAAAGGAAATCTGATTACTCAATTTTTAAGGTATTTCTAGCTAAAGTTGAAACCCTGCATGTGGTGTGTATGTTCcaaatgtgtgtatacattgaAAACTTGTAAGAATAAACGTGTGTGGTGTGTGTACCTACATACTGATGgctaaattctattattattattattattcaattcttgCACACTTATACTTCTTACTTTTGACCAGAAACTATCACGGAAAAGGTCGACAATTAATTTCAGATAAAGGAATCAACATAAAACAACCAGGTAACTGTAATATATCTAAGTCAGGAAAAATACTAAGCGAAATGACAACATGCACACTGGATTCAAAACATAGCCTACCCAGGCGCTACGAAGCCACTCGCCTCTGATACCAGGGTTCCAAGATTTTAGTCTTTCAATACTTAGTATTGAAAAACGTCATCACTTCTTTTACAGATAATTATATGAAGCgacacattggagagagagagagagagagagagagagagagagagagagagagagagagagagaggagagagagagagagagagtatactttccAATGGACTTACCAGTATTACTGGAAATAAAAGATAGTCTTAGATATGGCGACAAAACTCATATATGTGGGAGCTGTACTGCTCTGTTACACTGCTACTGACCAACTACAGTGCTACTGTCTGCTGTTACTAGTCCACAGTCTCGCCGCTCTCATGTCAGATACAAACAAGTACCGAACGTGTACTGCAGAACTGGTCACGCCTTGCTAGGAAGTGATATTTTAACGTCTTGTGTGTATCGCTTCCCCAGCACCCCCAATAATTGAATTCAGCATCCCCAGGGGGTGCTAGCACCCCAGGTTGGGAAACGCTGCTCTAGGGTATTGCCTgcctgacagggcagtgtcactgtcccttgtctctgccattcatgagcggcttttaaacctttaaatagaaattttacaggcagtgttgccaacagtttctctttgttAAACGCAATGTTACCTGCTACACTGTACAGCTCTCGGACGTCATTTAGCTTTCCGAGAattgtgccggaattaatgaagttaACTGTGCCTTCAACATACTGTTAAGTCACTATATTGGAGCACAGCATCGGGAAACCTGTCAGCTGAATCGGTTCGTATGCAGGCATGTCCACTCTGTGTAGCTTTTCAATTACGTGGTATAGAAGTGGCATTTCACACACACCTCTTTATTTGAAAGTTTGTAAGGCTTAACATCTGTTTGTTTTTAACAATTGATATTGAAATTGTAATTTTATCCAAAGAGGCCAATTAGTTTCTTAATTTATTGATATATCTCAAATAAATAGAGACGCCAGTAATTTTATCTAAAGGGCCAATTAGTTTCTAAATTTATGATATATCTCCAATATATATAGAAGCCAATAAACTGGTACAACTGTGAGTGTTAGCCAGTTCTTGTGGAACCCATGTGATTTCTACATGcattcagtatgtatgtatgagaggaaataaatatatatatatatatatatatatattatatatatatatatatatatatatatataatatatatatgtgtgtgtgtgtgtgtgtgcgtgtgtgtgtgtgtatgtgtgccatgcgtgcacgcgtgtgtgtatgtatttatatatatatatatatatataatatatatatatatatatatatatatatatatatatatatatatatatgtagcataattAATTAATCTAAATTAGTCCTGCtactgcattgtcactgtcctttgcctctgccattagtgagcgacctttaaaccgtaagttttttttttcaactcctcAATTCAAGTATGAATATGGCAGCAACNNNNNNNNNNNNNNNNNNNNNNNNNNNNNNNNNNNNNNNNNNNNNNNNNNNNNNNNNNNNNNNNNNNNNNNNNNNNNNNNNNNNNNNNNNNNNNNNNNNNNNNNNNNNNNNNNNNNNNNNNNNNNNNNNNNNNNNNNNNNNNNNNNNNNNNNNNNNNNNNNNNNNNNNNNNNNNNNNNNNNNNNNNNNNNNNNNNNNNNNNNNNNNNNNNNNNNNNNNNNNNNNNNNNNNNNNNNNNNNNNNNNNNNNNNNNNNNNNNNNNNNNNNNNNNNNNNNNNNNNNNNNNNNNNNNNNNNNNNNNNNNNNNNNNNNNNNNNNNNNNNNNNNNNNNNNNNNNNNNNNNNNNNNNNNNNNNNNNNNNNNNNNNNNNNNNNNNNNNNNNNNNNNNNNNNNNNNNNNNNNNNNNNNNNNNNNNNNNNNNNNNNNNNNNNNNNNNNNNNNNNNNNNNNNNNNNNNNNNNNNNNNNNNNNNNNNNNNNNNNNNNNNNNNNNNNNNNNNNNNgcgtttataaacaacaataataatcttgatgtgcatagaattgggagatttacaagaaacgcccccacaaattccttttacaatatttgcggaatagcttgttcacttcaaaaagttttaaccaaagattctaaaacgaaagaacccaaatatataaccaatagtgaaataggtttcattgatttggtaactacatcagacacccccaaaaactgtggattgatactggaatgtgtgattgatacagtaatatcaacatatagtttaacagttggagaaaatatgcataaattattactaaagcttttttctgattgtcaaaaagttgataatccagaatatttggaagaattagatgaaaactatcagtacatttgtgccaaccaagtgttatataagttttttaggaaaacgccagaaaatttatcacaccaacaactaatgtacataacatctcagtttggtatatttaattactttcgaatgatgcaatatgcattaaaaatagaagtaccttttatagaacttatagatcaatcaagaaatatattttgggagtgtaccagttttgaaggtacgttattcaaattacacagagatgggcttttttattcaccaaccgaatttctatatttacagcaagatattattgatgatgaacagttagtgggttctttggggtgtacaacaaatttatgggttggagaaaggggagaaagaattgaaaatatatttggtccctctattagaataacaccacaccctaacaaatgccatttacctcgcactggacacgcagcattttcagccaagaattttgtaggaaccctaagaaattccttatcaataggccaattacaccaaaagaatttaaccgtggcttttcaaaatacaaaatcatatccttcggaaattattgatattgcaggatgctaccccaaaatattggttgcatctggatttaataatcaagaagatgggattgttattaggaaaggggcaatagaatctggaatgttttcagcaacattttatgaaactgctgctgttaagatgaattataattataaggcttctgacgaaaacccattcccaatagaatttatacccatgattacaaaaggtacaatactaagaaaggggcttcaagttggtatatttaaactgaaaaatacttgtagtcatattaatagcaacctaaaactttcaattgaacttttttccagtgaactaaaagtaatagaaatcactactgaggggggatagggatgcctagaaagtccgatatctttgtagataaatttgaaaatgttgtaataaataataataatataggtaaagactggattttatcggtgatttgggaaggacggggtaatattatggacgtggacgacccaacaaatgattattttcacaatttggtatgttcatcaaaagaaagggccaagcttcgaaggtcattggcttttcaatctcaaaacccaaactatcagaaatatcgttgcgaaatgattcgctgcgataacatagatatatcacagtatatgaagttatatctgacatatgcgagtttattcacaccatctataggtgataaattacaaacaacaacttcaaataagggtgttctctctgaaattatttcagatgaaaatatgccgtttgtaataatcaatcctaaaaacgaggggaaaaaaaacacacacacaataatgccagatcttatcattaatcctcaatacctgaagagacagactctagataatatattcaatactggtgagatgttaaagaaagaacacgaaaacaaaacatcgattccatatatgaacaactgttttgaatttaatatagaagattctaaatattatttggagttgggagatttatatgctagtggaatactaataaatcctataacgggacttccttatttgaccgccgtagaagatgatactaggggcgttgattatccctattatgaatattttgatgtagatgacggatttacatacactagaaaattagaagattatgatcatattaataggctatgttataaaactactaaagccaccatctataaaacgcgatattttcttgttcataaccataaatcatctctcatgatgcaatgttctcatccagatgatatcataagaacaaagttttctggtacaccagtgaaaggaaaacgaggagggtttgcaacgggcc
This Palaemon carinicauda isolate YSFRI2023 chromosome 25, ASM3689809v2, whole genome shotgun sequence DNA region includes the following protein-coding sequences:
- the LOC137619004 gene encoding protein FAM200C-like — its product is MVELILGTEAAKKMKDVPLSNNVIGGRVEDMSCDILDQIVEEIQASPTRISLQLDESTDVSNLSQLIVYTPLHQKMVKIKDEFLFCLALQTTTKAADVFRLLDEFFQKHQIKWEKVGISSAQMVAPAMLGNKSGFAALVKERGYQDIITKHCVLHRHAYGGKDIAISFQRSSVRLC